A genomic segment from Methanoplanus limicola DSM 2279 encodes:
- the hcp gene encoding hydroxylamine reductase, giving the protein MFCYQCEETLNGKGCTKKGICGKDEGTANLIDLLIYLCKGISVRNMAAMEKGAGNPDAGTFIMDSLFTTLTNVNFDKDRYYQLINEAIAVRDSIPKTGDAEHDACTWKPKEKSEIEEKAKVVGVLSTDNEDVRSLRELLVYGLKGVSAYYHHAAILGFTDDEIPVFVQKGLASTLKDLNVDEMTGLVLECGGVGVKTLELLDRAHTTTFGKPEITTVKTTVRDRPAILISGHDLLDLKMLLEQTKGTGVDVYTHGEMLPAHGYPAFKGTDNLVGNYGRSWWHQKEEFESFNGPVLITTNCIVPPKDSYKDRVYTTSVVGYPGLKHIKADEKGYKDFSAIIEHAKKCSPPEAVGNGSDLITGCAHDAVLALAGPVTDAIKNGAIRRFIVMAGCDGRHREREYYTEFAKALPADTVILTAGCAKYRYNSLGLGDIGGIPRVLDAGQCNDSYSLVVIAKALAEAFGVDINELPVSYNIAWYEQKAVLVLLALLNLGIKNITIGPVLPAFVSPAVLDVLVKNFGLGKNSTVEDDLKRMVPK; this is encoded by the coding sequence ATGTTCTGTTATCAGTGTGAAGAGACGTTAAACGGAAAAGGATGCACTAAAAAAGGTATCTGCGGAAAGGACGAGGGAACTGCAAATCTAATCGACCTTCTGATATATCTGTGCAAAGGAATATCGGTCAGAAATATGGCTGCAATGGAGAAAGGCGCCGGAAATCCTGATGCGGGGACTTTCATAATGGACTCGCTTTTTACGACGCTGACAAATGTCAATTTCGATAAAGACCGCTACTATCAGCTTATCAACGAGGCTATTGCAGTCAGGGACTCAATACCAAAAACCGGTGATGCTGAACATGACGCCTGCACATGGAAGCCAAAAGAGAAATCCGAAATTGAAGAAAAGGCAAAAGTGGTCGGGGTGCTCTCAACAGACAACGAGGATGTGAGGTCCCTTCGAGAACTTTTGGTCTACGGGCTTAAGGGAGTATCCGCTTACTATCATCATGCGGCAATACTCGGGTTTACCGATGATGAAATCCCGGTATTCGTCCAGAAAGGTCTTGCATCAACTCTTAAAGATCTGAACGTAGATGAGATGACCGGACTTGTTTTGGAGTGCGGCGGAGTAGGGGTTAAGACACTCGAACTTCTTGACAGGGCGCATACAACTACATTTGGAAAGCCTGAGATTACAACCGTAAAGACAACAGTAAGAGACCGCCCGGCAATTCTCATTTCAGGACATGATCTATTAGATCTGAAGATGCTTCTTGAGCAGACGAAGGGAACGGGTGTGGATGTATATACGCATGGTGAGATGCTTCCGGCACACGGCTATCCGGCATTTAAGGGAACTGACAATCTTGTCGGGAACTACGGACGTTCATGGTGGCACCAGAAGGAAGAGTTTGAGTCGTTCAACGGCCCGGTCCTGATAACGACCAACTGTATTGTTCCGCCAAAGGACTCATACAAAGACCGCGTATACACAACAAGTGTTGTGGGTTATCCCGGATTAAAGCACATAAAAGCTGATGAGAAAGGATACAAGGACTTCTCCGCAATTATTGAGCATGCAAAGAAATGCAGCCCGCCTGAGGCTGTCGGAAATGGCAGCGATCTGATTACAGGCTGTGCACATGACGCTGTTTTAGCCCTTGCAGGCCCGGTTACGGATGCAATCAAAAACGGTGCAATCAGACGGTTCATCGTTATGGCCGGATGTGACGGAAGGCACAGGGAGCGTGAGTATTATACTGAGTTTGCAAAAGCCCTCCCCGCCGACACTGTGATCCTTACGGCGGGTTGTGCGAAATACAGATACAACAGCTTAGGTCTTGGAGATATCGGCGGAATCCCGCGTGTTCTTGATGCGGGGCAGTGTAATGACAGCTACTCGCTCGTTGTAATCGCCAAAGCTCTTGCGGAAGCGTTCGGTGTTGATATAAACGAGCTTCCGGTATCATACAACATCGCATGGTATGAGCAGAAAGCGGTGCTGGTCCTTCTTGCACTGTTAAATCTCGGAATAAAAAATATCACCATCGGACCTGTTCTTCCGGCATTTGTCTCACCGGCAGTTCTTGACGTTCTGGTGAAGAATTTCGGCCTTGGAAAGAACAGCACGGTTGAAGATGACCTGAAAAGGATGGTTCCCAAATAA
- a CDS encoding cation diffusion facilitator family transporter encodes MIPADQNISPEELKESTARLSILSNSGLFTMKLIVGVSIGSVSIISEAIHSGMDLLASVIAFISVRKSAEPPDHEHEFGHGKFEDISGLIEALLIFIAAILIIFEAVSKLTGGGHAVIPFEMLMAGIVVMGISATVNWFVSEKLMKVGKDTESIALESDAWHLRTDVYTSLGVFAGLILIQITGITALDSVIAIGVALVILKAAFDLTKRTLHNLIDRSIPERDKDRIKEIICEHSSKYAGFHDLRTRRAGPQIFINFHLVVAGDVSVQQSHDLTDHLESDIKFEYPRSVVTIHVEPCNEGCRRCGSFCNYK; translated from the coding sequence ATGATTCCTGCAGATCAAAATATTTCACCTGAAGAATTAAAAGAAAGTACTGCAAGACTTTCAATCCTGTCAAACAGTGGTCTTTTTACTATGAAATTAATTGTCGGAGTTTCAATTGGCTCTGTCAGTATTATTTCGGAAGCTATCCATTCAGGAATGGACCTTCTTGCATCAGTTATAGCTTTTATCTCTGTCAGAAAATCTGCCGAACCGCCTGATCATGAGCATGAATTCGGCCATGGTAAATTTGAAGACATCTCAGGACTGATTGAGGCATTACTTATCTTTATTGCCGCAATTCTGATAATTTTCGAAGCTGTGTCAAAATTAACAGGCGGGGGACATGCCGTTATTCCTTTTGAAATGCTGATGGCAGGAATCGTGGTTATGGGGATTTCGGCAACTGTCAACTGGTTTGTCTCAGAAAAACTGATGAAAGTGGGAAAAGATACCGAATCAATTGCACTTGAGAGTGATGCATGGCATCTGCGAACTGATGTTTACACTTCACTGGGTGTTTTTGCAGGTCTGATTCTCATTCAGATAACAGGAATAACTGCATTAGATTCAGTTATTGCAATAGGGGTTGCTCTTGTAATTTTAAAGGCTGCATTTGATCTCACTAAGAGAACACTGCATAATCTTATTGACAGAAGTATTCCTGAAAGAGATAAAGACCGGATAAAAGAGATAATCTGTGAACATTCATCAAAATATGCAGGTTTTCATGATCTAAGGACAAGAAGGGCCGGCCCTCAGATATTCATAAATTTTCACCTTGTGGTTGCAGGTGATGTCTCTGTTCAGCAGTCTCATGACCTTACAGATCACCTCGAATCAGATATAAAGTTTGAATATCCCAGATCAGTTGTAACAATACATGTTGAACCATGCAATGAAGGGTGCAGAAGATGCGGATCTTTTTGTAATTATAAATGA
- a CDS encoding GYD domain-containing protein: protein MRAIAMMFIALAKFKKSLSKEVVEQNMKDIETDTEGEIKYHGIYWTLGRYDTVVMFEAPDEKAAMNMVLRRADRMEIEMLVAVPADESHPSGPV, encoded by the coding sequence ATGAGGGCTATTGCTATGATGTTTATTGCACTTGCAAAATTCAAAAAATCACTCAGCAAAGAGGTTGTTGAGCAGAATATGAAAGATATAGAGACTGACACAGAAGGGGAGATAAAATACCATGGTATTTACTGGACGCTTGGACGATACGATACGGTTGTCATGTTTGAAGCTCCGGACGAGAAGGCTGCAATGAATATGGTTTTAAGACGGGCTGACAGGATGGAAATCGAGATGCTCGTTGCAGTGCCGGCAGATGAATCACACCCGTCCGGGCCGGTCTGA
- a CDS encoding serine hydrolase domain-containing protein — MNFSAISRVHTFILCAVIFGLIFSCGCISESSVSENTSPTEDTNLPSPPEEISDGLQDIITTGLEKTGIPGLLIEISTPEWIWSSAAGNASISPNVLATPDMRFIIASVTKSITSTAILKLSEEGKLSLDDTIDHWLPEEIAEKIPNSSRITIRQLLDHTSGIADYNEDEIIRTEYPKPDLPVPYQYGMWQGINASPLFEPGSDYEYSNVNYILLTLIIDQAAQTPYEDYITRAILVPAGMDQTFVHRTNSIPGPHMGCPGEEYVDGELPDFSNLYIQFDRGAGDIVSTTSDMNRFHLLLEDAKIISPESLQEMKTINKMDYGLGYGGITNSSMNLTLWGHTGGYPGSYTMWYYWEEEDTALTINMNSLGDIGGANREILIPIISYIQQQE; from the coding sequence ATGAACTTTTCGGCTATCAGCCGGGTGCATACATTTATTCTGTGTGCTGTCATCTTCGGACTGATTTTTTCATGTGGATGTATCTCTGAATCATCTGTTTCTGAAAACACTTCACCCACAGAGGATACAAACCTGCCGTCTCCCCCGGAGGAGATCAGTGACGGACTACAGGATATTATTACAACCGGTCTTGAAAAGACCGGAATACCGGGATTATTAATCGAAATTTCAACACCTGAATGGATCTGGAGTTCTGCCGCCGGGAATGCCTCCATTTCCCCCAATGTTTTAGCAACGCCCGATATGCGTTTCATCATCGCCAGTGTTACCAAATCCATCACCAGCACTGCCATACTGAAACTCAGTGAAGAGGGGAAACTATCCCTTGATGATACTATCGATCACTGGCTGCCTGAAGAGATAGCAGAAAAAATACCCAACTCCTCCAGGATAACCATACGGCAGCTCCTTGACCATACAAGCGGCATTGCTGATTACAACGAAGATGAAATTATCCGGACTGAATACCCAAAACCCGATCTTCCGGTACCATACCAATATGGGATGTGGCAGGGAATCAATGCAAGCCCACTCTTTGAACCGGGTTCGGACTATGAATATTCAAATGTGAATTATATACTCCTCACCCTGATCATTGACCAGGCAGCCCAGACACCGTATGAGGACTACATCACCAGGGCAATTCTTGTACCGGCAGGCATGGATCAGACCTTTGTCCACCGCACCAACAGCATCCCCGGACCACATATGGGGTGCCCTGGAGAAGAGTACGTTGACGGAGAACTGCCTGATTTTTCAAACCTGTATATTCAGTTTGACAGGGGAGCAGGAGATATCGTCAGTACAACGTCCGATATGAACAGATTCCATCTTTTACTCGAAGATGCGAAGATCATAAGTCCTGAATCGCTTCAGGAGATGAAAACGATTAACAAAATGGATTATGGACTTGGATACGGAGGCATCACCAACTCTTCAATGAATTTAACACTGTGGGGACACACCGGAGGATATCCGGGATCATACACTATGTGGTACTACTGGGAAGAGGAAGATACTGCATTAACTATCAATATGAATTCACTTGGAGATATAGGAGGAGCAAACAGGGAGATTCTAATCCCCATTATCAGTTATATTCAGCAACAGGAGTGA
- a CDS encoding DUF1670 domain-containing protein has translation MSLSCRKGSVQNQNIKTIGLENSMKRLFRDEYAFIGGDRVLNMITEDVIKTVKDYSHDPWSLEVGQIMWFARSRFEKPGPAKSSADIKKVPVILSIVHEDDIKMKNDGFSAKEVRVGRIVRIINEAYEQEAVLTQSDIALLLGICKATVSNLINEYQKKNKTTLKYCGMVLDIGPSLTHKKEIIRMFLQNVPTPDISRRMNHTEDACDRYIKSFKKVQMLYNSKMEPTKISLLLEMSERLVVEYIEIIKEHSLERS, from the coding sequence ATGAGTTTATCGTGCAGGAAAGGCTCAGTACAGAATCAAAATATCAAAACTATCGGATTGGAAAATTCAATGAAAAGGTTGTTTCGTGACGAATATGCCTTCATTGGAGGAGATCGTGTCCTAAATATGATCACTGAGGATGTGATCAAAACAGTAAAGGATTATTCACATGATCCCTGGAGCCTTGAAGTTGGACAGATAATGTGGTTTGCCAGAAGTCGGTTTGAAAAACCAGGGCCTGCAAAAAGTTCAGCTGACATTAAGAAAGTGCCAGTTATACTTTCAATAGTTCATGAAGATGATATCAAAATGAAGAATGATGGATTCTCAGCAAAAGAGGTCAGAGTTGGGAGAATTGTAAGAATCATCAATGAGGCTTACGAGCAGGAAGCAGTACTAACTCAATCAGATATTGCTCTTTTGCTTGGAATCTGTAAAGCTACAGTGTCAAATTTAATCAACGAGTATCAGAAGAAGAATAAAACCACTCTGAAATACTGTGGAATGGTTCTTGATATTGGACCATCCCTGACTCACAAGAAGGAAATTATCCGTATGTTTCTGCAAAATGTACCCACTCCGGATATTTCAAGAAGGATGAATCACACCGAGGATGCATGTGACAGATACATAAAGTCATTCAAGAAAGTCCAGATGCTCTATAATAGTAAGATGGAACCCACTAAAATATCTCTACTTCTTGAGATGAGTGAACGGTTAGTAGTTGAATACATTGAAATAATTAAAGAACATAGTTTGGAAAGGAGTTAA
- a CDS encoding DUF1670 domain-containing protein: MPKSGDDVKYLKSAWQKTNEKKLLIDLKEDYGFSKALSRSLVHLMREHIDENYGNLRKDYQVVYHPVSANEPPGKSLDELRKVSVSLTVFDTEDERVLRECGPSGLRKHRIVRLTNEAYDQGGLLVQEDLALLLTTSVRSIRRDIKELKEEGITIPTRGAIQDIGPTISHKTQIVELYLKGYEYTDIELRTHHTGDAIKRYIKAFSKVLFLHRSGYSPVEIRELTDLSEKVVSEYLELYNKYEDIGRERISQIMEPIQIEFQKKKGGVGV; the protein is encoded by the coding sequence GTGCCTAAATCCGGAGATGACGTCAAATATTTGAAATCTGCTTGGCAGAAGACCAATGAAAAGAAGTTGCTGATTGATCTGAAAGAGGATTACGGCTTCTCTAAGGCATTAAGCAGATCACTTGTTCATCTGATGCGCGAACACATTGATGAGAACTATGGTAATCTTAGGAAAGATTACCAGGTCGTTTATCATCCCGTTAGTGCTAATGAACCACCAGGTAAATCGTTAGATGAACTCAGAAAGGTTTCTGTTAGTCTTACTGTTTTTGACACTGAGGATGAAAGAGTTTTAAGAGAGTGTGGTCCAAGTGGGTTGAGAAAACACCGGATAGTCAGGCTAACAAATGAAGCATATGATCAGGGCGGATTATTGGTTCAGGAAGATCTCGCTCTGTTGCTTACGACCAGTGTCAGGAGTATTAGAAGAGATATAAAGGAGCTAAAGGAAGAAGGAATCACAATCCCTACACGAGGGGCGATTCAGGACATAGGTCCAACAATATCCCATAAGACTCAGATTGTTGAACTATATCTCAAGGGATATGAGTACACAGACATAGAACTTAGAACTCATCATACCGGTGATGCAATAAAGAGATACATCAAAGCCTTTTCAAAAGTTCTATTCCTCCATAGGTCAGGCTATTCTCCTGTAGAAATCCGTGAATTAACTGATCTGTCTGAGAAAGTTGTTTCAGAATATCTTGAGCTGTACAACAAATATGAGGACATTGGTAGAGAACGAATTTCTCAGATAATGGAACCTATCCAGATTGAATTCCAGAAGAAAAAAGGGGGGGTGGGGGTATGA